A single Seriola aureovittata isolate HTS-2021-v1 ecotype China chromosome 19, ASM2101889v1, whole genome shotgun sequence DNA region contains:
- the epb41l2 gene encoding band 4.1-like protein 2 isoform X11, producing the protein MTTEAGSETEVKEKAEESAAQPDQSEKVTEETQEVANAEGEEKEKEKEKEKEGKDGKGISRYLPTWLKKQKSQSQTSPTKEFPPTEEAVSPVAQEEEGPAPEVNGHAEEVEEKEAVKSEQVQEKEAESHSNASADTEPAKEEKVEESAEKSPEETKETTEGEGAEEDKKEQEDEVQGEGEGGTEEGQTSIFQSPLRLVRKTKMKLVVCHVTLLDGTDFTCEVEKRAKGQYLFFKVCEHLNLMEKDYFGLIYKDSHEQKCWLDPTKEIKRQIRSNNWQFAFNVKFYPPDPSLLTEDITRYLLCLQLREDVASGRLPCSFVTHALLGSYTLQAELGDCEPDQPRPLDYISQLTFAPNQNKEMEEKILELHKSHRGMTPAQADAQFLENAKKLSMYGVDLHHAKDSEGVDIMLGVCANGLLVYKDRLRINRFAWPKILKISYKRNNFYIKIRPGETEQFESTVGFKLQNHRSAKRLWKVCVENHSFFRLNAPEPPTKARFLTLGSKFRYSGRTQAQTRLASSLIDRPAPNFERTSSKRISRSLDGAPVISITEAGRDTAENGREHRLELHSDSKVKEVDLSPGDVEATSTQSLGASEVSLSQDHDKTQDEVLKHQASISQLKRSFMEAPPPSPPQPNLWEKRLTSSPATTIRVQQQQVPPVVKTEMVTISDTFAAQKTEIATKEVPIVHTETKTITYEAAQLDGNGDGEPGVLMTAQTITSESLCTTTTTHITKTLKGGLSETRIEKRIVITGDCDIDHDQALAQAIKEAKEQHPDMSVTRVVVHKETELAEEED; encoded by the exons atgacaacagaagcAGGCTCTGAAACAGAGGTGAAGGAGAAAGCAGAAGAGTCAGCTGCTCAGCCGGACCAATCAGAGAAGGTAACAGAAGAAACCCAGGAAGTAGCGAacgcagagggagaggagaaggagaaagaaaaggagaaggagaaagaggggaaagacGGAAAAGGAATATCTCGATACCTGCCAACATGGCTTAAGAAGCAGAAATCTCAAAGCCAG ACCTCTCCAACCAAGGAGTTCCCACCCACAGAGGAAGCCGTTAGCCCGGTGgcacaggaagaggagggcCCTGCCCCAGAAGTGAACGGTCACGCAGAGGaagtggaagagaaggaggcagTCAAGTCAGAGCAAGTGCAGGAAAAAGAGGCAGAATCTCATTCCAACGCCAGCGCAGACACTGAG CCTGCCAAGGAAGAGAAGGTGGAAGAGAGTGCTGAGAAAAGTCCCGAAGAGACCAAGGAGAcaacagagggagaaggagcagaggaggataAGAAGGAGCAGGAAGACGAGGTGCAAGGTGAAGGGGAGGGAGGAACAGAAGAAGGCCAGACTTCCATTTTCCAGTCTCCTCTTCGCCTTGTGAGGAAGACCAAGATGAAACTGGTGGTGTGTCATGTGACCCTACTGGACGGGACCGACTTCACCTGTGAGGTGGAG AAACGAGCAAAGGGCCAGTACCTGTTCTTTAAGGTGTGTGAGCACCTTAATCTAATGGAAAAGGACTACTTTGGACTGATATACAAGGACAGCCATGAACAGAAG TGTTGGCTGGATCCCACTAAGGAAATCAAGAGACAGATCCGCa GTAACAACTGGCAGTTTGCATTCAATGTCAAGTTCTACCCTCCTGACCCCTCACTGCTCACTGAAGATATTACCAG GTACCTGTTGTGCCTGCAGCTCCGTGAAGATGTGGCTTCTGGACGACTGCCTTGCTCATTTGTAACTCACGCTCTGCTGGGGTCATACACATTGCAG GCAGAGCTCGGTGACTGTGAACCCGACCAGCCTCGGCCGCTGGACTACATTAGCCAGCTGACCTTTGCTCCCAATCAGaacaaagagatggaggagaagattCTTGAACTCCACAAGTCCCACAG GGGAATGACACCAGCACAGGCTGATGCCCAGTTTCTAGAAAATGCCAAGAAACTGTCCATGTATGGAGTGGACCTGCACCATGCTAAG GATTCTGAGGGTGTGGACATCATGCTAGGTGTGTGTGCCAACGGACTCCTGGTTTACAAAGACAGACTTCGGATAAATCGTTTTGCTTGGCCCAAAATACTCAAGATTTCATACAAGAGGAACAACTTCTACATTAAGATCAGACCAGGAGAG ACGGAGCAGTTTGAGAGCACAGTGGGATTCAAACTCCAGAATCATCGATCTGCCAAAAGGCTGTGGAAAGTCTGCGTGGAGAATCACAGTTTCTTCAG GTTAAATGCTCCAGAACCTCCAACCAAGGCTCGCTTCTTGACTCTGGGTTCTAAGTTCCGCTACAGCGGACGAACACAGGCCCAGACCCGCCTGGCCAGCTCCCTTATAGACCGACCTGCACCCAACTTTGAACGCACCTCCTCAAAACGCATCAGCCGCAGTCTGGATGGAG CACCAGTGATCAGCATTACTGAGGCCGGCAGGGACACAGCTGAGAACGGACGTGAGCACCGCCTGGAGCTCCACTCTGACTCTaag GTTAAGGAGGTGGACTTAAGCCCTGGTGATGTTGAAGCTACATCTACCCAG TCACTTGGAGCCAGTGAGGTTTCCCTCTCTCAG GACCATGATAAGACTCAAGACGAGGTTCTGAAACACCAAGCTAGCATTAGCCAGCTAAAACGCTCCTTTATGGAGGCgccacctccctctcctcctcagcccaACCTGTGGGAGAAACGTCTCACCTCCTCTCCCGCTACAACGATACGTGTTCAACAGCAACAAGTG cCACCTGTGGTAAAGACAGAAATGGTGACTATATCAGACACGTTTGCAGCCCAGAAAACTGAGATAGCAACAAAAGAAGTGCCCATCGTACATACGGAAACCAAGACCATCACTTACGAAGCCGCACAG TTGGATGGTAATGGTGATGGCGAGCCTGGAGTGTTGATGACTGCTCAGACAATCACCTCTGAATCTCTGTGTACTACTACAACCACACACATTACCAag ACGTTAAAGGGCGGCCTATCAGAGACGAGGATTGAGAAACGCATCGTCATTACTGGCGACTGCGACATCGACCACGACCAG GCACTGGCCCAGGCCATTAAGGAGGCCAAAGAGCAACATCCTGACATGTCTGTTACCAGAGTGGTGGTTCATAAAGAAACTGAactggctgaggaggaggattgA
- the epb41l2 gene encoding band 4.1-like protein 2 isoform X10 — MTTEAGSETEVKEKAEESAAQPDQSEKVTEETQEVANAEGEEKEKEKEKEKEGKDGKGISRYLPTWLKKQKSQSQTSPTKEFPPTEEAVSPVAQEEEGPAPEVNGHAEEVEEKEAVKSEQVQEKEAESHSNASADTEPAKEEKVEESAEKSPEETKETTEGEGAEEDKKEQEDEVQGEGEGGTEEGQTSIFQSPLRLVRKTKMKLVVCHVTLLDGTDFTCEVEKRAKGQYLFFKVCEHLNLMEKDYFGLIYKDSHEQKCWLDPTKEIKRQIRSNNWQFAFNVKFYPPDPSLLTEDITRYLLCLQLREDVASGRLPCSFVTHALLGSYTLQAELGDCEPDQPRPLDYISQLTFAPNQNKEMEEKILELHKSHRGMTPAQADAQFLENAKKLSMYGVDLHHAKDSEGVDIMLGVCANGLLVYKDRLRINRFAWPKILKISYKRNNFYIKIRPGETEQFESTVGFKLQNHRSAKRLWKVCVENHSFFRLNAPEPPTKARFLTLGSKFRYSGRTQAQTRLASSLIDRPAPNFERTSSKRISRSLDGAPVISITEAGRDTAENGREHRLELHSDSKVKEVDLSPGDVEATSTQSLGASEVSLSQDHDKTQDEVLKHQASISQLKRSFMEAPPPSPPQPNLWEKRLTSSPATTIRVQQQQVVNVPQMEAAADDSTISDTKEPAKPPVVKTEMVTISDTFAAQKTEIATKEVPIVHTETKTITYEAAQLDGNGDGEPGVLMTAQTITSESLCTTTTTHITKTLKGGLSETRIEKRIVITGDCDIDHDQALAQAIKEAKEQHPDMSVTRVVVHKETELAEEED, encoded by the exons atgacaacagaagcAGGCTCTGAAACAGAGGTGAAGGAGAAAGCAGAAGAGTCAGCTGCTCAGCCGGACCAATCAGAGAAGGTAACAGAAGAAACCCAGGAAGTAGCGAacgcagagggagaggagaaggagaaagaaaaggagaaggagaaagaggggaaagacGGAAAAGGAATATCTCGATACCTGCCAACATGGCTTAAGAAGCAGAAATCTCAAAGCCAG ACCTCTCCAACCAAGGAGTTCCCACCCACAGAGGAAGCCGTTAGCCCGGTGgcacaggaagaggagggcCCTGCCCCAGAAGTGAACGGTCACGCAGAGGaagtggaagagaaggaggcagTCAAGTCAGAGCAAGTGCAGGAAAAAGAGGCAGAATCTCATTCCAACGCCAGCGCAGACACTGAG CCTGCCAAGGAAGAGAAGGTGGAAGAGAGTGCTGAGAAAAGTCCCGAAGAGACCAAGGAGAcaacagagggagaaggagcagaggaggataAGAAGGAGCAGGAAGACGAGGTGCAAGGTGAAGGGGAGGGAGGAACAGAAGAAGGCCAGACTTCCATTTTCCAGTCTCCTCTTCGCCTTGTGAGGAAGACCAAGATGAAACTGGTGGTGTGTCATGTGACCCTACTGGACGGGACCGACTTCACCTGTGAGGTGGAG AAACGAGCAAAGGGCCAGTACCTGTTCTTTAAGGTGTGTGAGCACCTTAATCTAATGGAAAAGGACTACTTTGGACTGATATACAAGGACAGCCATGAACAGAAG TGTTGGCTGGATCCCACTAAGGAAATCAAGAGACAGATCCGCa GTAACAACTGGCAGTTTGCATTCAATGTCAAGTTCTACCCTCCTGACCCCTCACTGCTCACTGAAGATATTACCAG GTACCTGTTGTGCCTGCAGCTCCGTGAAGATGTGGCTTCTGGACGACTGCCTTGCTCATTTGTAACTCACGCTCTGCTGGGGTCATACACATTGCAG GCAGAGCTCGGTGACTGTGAACCCGACCAGCCTCGGCCGCTGGACTACATTAGCCAGCTGACCTTTGCTCCCAATCAGaacaaagagatggaggagaagattCTTGAACTCCACAAGTCCCACAG GGGAATGACACCAGCACAGGCTGATGCCCAGTTTCTAGAAAATGCCAAGAAACTGTCCATGTATGGAGTGGACCTGCACCATGCTAAG GATTCTGAGGGTGTGGACATCATGCTAGGTGTGTGTGCCAACGGACTCCTGGTTTACAAAGACAGACTTCGGATAAATCGTTTTGCTTGGCCCAAAATACTCAAGATTTCATACAAGAGGAACAACTTCTACATTAAGATCAGACCAGGAGAG ACGGAGCAGTTTGAGAGCACAGTGGGATTCAAACTCCAGAATCATCGATCTGCCAAAAGGCTGTGGAAAGTCTGCGTGGAGAATCACAGTTTCTTCAG GTTAAATGCTCCAGAACCTCCAACCAAGGCTCGCTTCTTGACTCTGGGTTCTAAGTTCCGCTACAGCGGACGAACACAGGCCCAGACCCGCCTGGCCAGCTCCCTTATAGACCGACCTGCACCCAACTTTGAACGCACCTCCTCAAAACGCATCAGCCGCAGTCTGGATGGAG CACCAGTGATCAGCATTACTGAGGCCGGCAGGGACACAGCTGAGAACGGACGTGAGCACCGCCTGGAGCTCCACTCTGACTCTaag GTTAAGGAGGTGGACTTAAGCCCTGGTGATGTTGAAGCTACATCTACCCAG TCACTTGGAGCCAGTGAGGTTTCCCTCTCTCAG GACCATGATAAGACTCAAGACGAGGTTCTGAAACACCAAGCTAGCATTAGCCAGCTAAAACGCTCCTTTATGGAGGCgccacctccctctcctcctcagcccaACCTGTGGGAGAAACGTCTCACCTCCTCTCCCGCTACAACGATACGTGTTCAACAGCAACAAGTG GTGAATGTGCCCCAAATGGAAGCAGCTGCAGATGATAGTACGATCTCTGATACCAAAGAACCTGCTAAG cCACCTGTGGTAAAGACAGAAATGGTGACTATATCAGACACGTTTGCAGCCCAGAAAACTGAGATAGCAACAAAAGAAGTGCCCATCGTACATACGGAAACCAAGACCATCACTTACGAAGCCGCACAG TTGGATGGTAATGGTGATGGCGAGCCTGGAGTGTTGATGACTGCTCAGACAATCACCTCTGAATCTCTGTGTACTACTACAACCACACACATTACCAag ACGTTAAAGGGCGGCCTATCAGAGACGAGGATTGAGAAACGCATCGTCATTACTGGCGACTGCGACATCGACCACGACCAG GCACTGGCCCAGGCCATTAAGGAGGCCAAAGAGCAACATCCTGACATGTCTGTTACCAGAGTGGTGGTTCATAAAGAAACTGAactggctgaggaggaggattgA
- the epb41l2 gene encoding band 4.1-like protein 2 isoform X12 yields the protein MTTEAGSETEVKEKAEESAAQPDQSEKVTEETQEVANAEGEEKEKEKEKEKEGKDGKGISRYLPTWLKKQKSQSQTSPTKEFPPTEEAVSPVAQEEEGPAPEVNGHAEEVEEKEAVKSEQVQEKEAESHSNASADTEPAKEEKVEESAEKSPEETKETTEGEGAEEDKKEQEDEVQGEGEGGTEEGQTSIFQSPLRLVRKTKMKLVVCHVTLLDGTDFTCEVEKRAKGQYLFFKVCEHLNLMEKDYFGLIYKDSHEQKCWLDPTKEIKRQIRSNNWQFAFNVKFYPPDPSLLTEDITRYLLCLQLREDVASGRLPCSFVTHALLGSYTLQAELGDCEPDQPRPLDYISQLTFAPNQNKEMEEKILELHKSHRGMTPAQADAQFLENAKKLSMYGVDLHHAKDSEGVDIMLGVCANGLLVYKDRLRINRFAWPKILKISYKRNNFYIKIRPGETEQFESTVGFKLQNHRSAKRLWKVCVENHSFFRLNAPEPPTKARFLTLGSKFRYSGRTQAQTRLASSLIDRPAPNFERTSSKRISRSLDGAPVISITEAGRDTAENGREHRLELHSDSKSPMRVHGDNIYVRHSNLMLEDHDKTQDEVLKHQASISQLKRSFMEAPPPSPPQPNLWEKRLTSSPATTIRVQQQQVPPVVKTEMVTISDTFAAQKTEIATKEVPIVHTETKTITYEAAQLDGNGDGEPGVLMTAQTITSESLCTTTTTHITKTLKGGLSETRIEKRIVITGDCDIDHDQALAQAIKEAKEQHPDMSVTRVVVHKETELAEEED from the exons atgacaacagaagcAGGCTCTGAAACAGAGGTGAAGGAGAAAGCAGAAGAGTCAGCTGCTCAGCCGGACCAATCAGAGAAGGTAACAGAAGAAACCCAGGAAGTAGCGAacgcagagggagaggagaaggagaaagaaaaggagaaggagaaagaggggaaagacGGAAAAGGAATATCTCGATACCTGCCAACATGGCTTAAGAAGCAGAAATCTCAAAGCCAG ACCTCTCCAACCAAGGAGTTCCCACCCACAGAGGAAGCCGTTAGCCCGGTGgcacaggaagaggagggcCCTGCCCCAGAAGTGAACGGTCACGCAGAGGaagtggaagagaaggaggcagTCAAGTCAGAGCAAGTGCAGGAAAAAGAGGCAGAATCTCATTCCAACGCCAGCGCAGACACTGAG CCTGCCAAGGAAGAGAAGGTGGAAGAGAGTGCTGAGAAAAGTCCCGAAGAGACCAAGGAGAcaacagagggagaaggagcagaggaggataAGAAGGAGCAGGAAGACGAGGTGCAAGGTGAAGGGGAGGGAGGAACAGAAGAAGGCCAGACTTCCATTTTCCAGTCTCCTCTTCGCCTTGTGAGGAAGACCAAGATGAAACTGGTGGTGTGTCATGTGACCCTACTGGACGGGACCGACTTCACCTGTGAGGTGGAG AAACGAGCAAAGGGCCAGTACCTGTTCTTTAAGGTGTGTGAGCACCTTAATCTAATGGAAAAGGACTACTTTGGACTGATATACAAGGACAGCCATGAACAGAAG TGTTGGCTGGATCCCACTAAGGAAATCAAGAGACAGATCCGCa GTAACAACTGGCAGTTTGCATTCAATGTCAAGTTCTACCCTCCTGACCCCTCACTGCTCACTGAAGATATTACCAG GTACCTGTTGTGCCTGCAGCTCCGTGAAGATGTGGCTTCTGGACGACTGCCTTGCTCATTTGTAACTCACGCTCTGCTGGGGTCATACACATTGCAG GCAGAGCTCGGTGACTGTGAACCCGACCAGCCTCGGCCGCTGGACTACATTAGCCAGCTGACCTTTGCTCCCAATCAGaacaaagagatggaggagaagattCTTGAACTCCACAAGTCCCACAG GGGAATGACACCAGCACAGGCTGATGCCCAGTTTCTAGAAAATGCCAAGAAACTGTCCATGTATGGAGTGGACCTGCACCATGCTAAG GATTCTGAGGGTGTGGACATCATGCTAGGTGTGTGTGCCAACGGACTCCTGGTTTACAAAGACAGACTTCGGATAAATCGTTTTGCTTGGCCCAAAATACTCAAGATTTCATACAAGAGGAACAACTTCTACATTAAGATCAGACCAGGAGAG ACGGAGCAGTTTGAGAGCACAGTGGGATTCAAACTCCAGAATCATCGATCTGCCAAAAGGCTGTGGAAAGTCTGCGTGGAGAATCACAGTTTCTTCAG GTTAAATGCTCCAGAACCTCCAACCAAGGCTCGCTTCTTGACTCTGGGTTCTAAGTTCCGCTACAGCGGACGAACACAGGCCCAGACCCGCCTGGCCAGCTCCCTTATAGACCGACCTGCACCCAACTTTGAACGCACCTCCTCAAAACGCATCAGCCGCAGTCTGGATGGAG CACCAGTGATCAGCATTACTGAGGCCGGCAGGGACACAGCTGAGAACGGACGTGAGCACCGCCTGGAGCTCCACTCTGACTCTaag AGTCCAATGAGAGTGCATGGGGACAATATTTATGTGAGGCACAGTAATTTAATGTTGGAG GACCATGATAAGACTCAAGACGAGGTTCTGAAACACCAAGCTAGCATTAGCCAGCTAAAACGCTCCTTTATGGAGGCgccacctccctctcctcctcagcccaACCTGTGGGAGAAACGTCTCACCTCCTCTCCCGCTACAACGATACGTGTTCAACAGCAACAAGTG cCACCTGTGGTAAAGACAGAAATGGTGACTATATCAGACACGTTTGCAGCCCAGAAAACTGAGATAGCAACAAAAGAAGTGCCCATCGTACATACGGAAACCAAGACCATCACTTACGAAGCCGCACAG TTGGATGGTAATGGTGATGGCGAGCCTGGAGTGTTGATGACTGCTCAGACAATCACCTCTGAATCTCTGTGTACTACTACAACCACACACATTACCAag ACGTTAAAGGGCGGCCTATCAGAGACGAGGATTGAGAAACGCATCGTCATTACTGGCGACTGCGACATCGACCACGACCAG GCACTGGCCCAGGCCATTAAGGAGGCCAAAGAGCAACATCCTGACATGTCTGTTACCAGAGTGGTGGTTCATAAAGAAACTGAactggctgaggaggaggattgA
- the epb41l2 gene encoding band 4.1-like protein 2 isoform X2, producing the protein MTTEAGSETEVKEKAEESAAQPDQSEKVTEETQEVANAEGEEKEKEKEKEKEGKDGKGISRYLPTWLKKQKSQSQTSPTKEFPPTEEAVSPVAQEEEGPAPEVNGHAEEVEEKEAVKSEQVQEKEAESHSNASADTEPAKEEKVEESAEKSPEETKETTEGEGAEEDKKEQEDEVQGEGEGGTEEGQTSIFQSPLRLVRKTKMKLVVCHVTLLDGTDFTCEVEKRAKGQYLFFKVCEHLNLMEKDYFGLIYKDSHEQKCWLDPTKEIKRQIRSNNWQFAFNVKFYPPDPSLLTEDITRYLLCLQLREDVASGRLPCSFVTHALLGSYTLQAELGDCEPDQPRPLDYISQLTFAPNQNKEMEEKILELHKSHRGMTPAQADAQFLENAKKLSMYGVDLHHAKDSEGVDIMLGVCANGLLVYKDRLRINRFAWPKILKISYKRNNFYIKIRPGETEQFESTVGFKLQNHRSAKRLWKVCVENHSFFRLNAPEPPTKARFLTLGSKFRYSGRTQAQTRLASSLIDRPAPNFERTSSKRISRSLDGAPVISITEAGRDTAENGREHRLELHSDSKSPMRVHGDNIYVRHSNLMLEDHDKTQDEVLKHQASISQLKRSFMEAPPPSPPQPNLWEKRLTSSPATTIRVQQQQVSLEEEIASVLFSRHSCTGFDSAAEAACSVPELTLDAVITTCSSTTSTTAPQGLLISPTTTLSATEVNVPQMEAAADDSTISDTKEPAKTTEVEIEETVVVQEVSKTTKPGLVTVTTSSPAGPPAEQETREPEVKVEEEVVIAEEAKAAKQESISSESESEEEAEYHPNVPVSISHTQILEEKEEDEEQEKKEEDKTGEQSISVPDTSLPSVITYPAEEITQEVEESRKEDTVPEKKNNAEEEKECERETEESTDDPMVTPDEAPNGLPLPEEAVQGLVTHAEEEEEPRMNGEASLVEAEHRPQVICCSEPPVVKTEMVTISDTFAAQKTEIATKEVPIVHTETKTITYEAAQLDGNGDGEPGVLMTAQTITSESLCTTTTTHITKTLKGGLSETRIEKRIVITGDCDIDHDQALAQAIKEAKEQHPDMSVTRVVVHKETELAEEED; encoded by the exons atgacaacagaagcAGGCTCTGAAACAGAGGTGAAGGAGAAAGCAGAAGAGTCAGCTGCTCAGCCGGACCAATCAGAGAAGGTAACAGAAGAAACCCAGGAAGTAGCGAacgcagagggagaggagaaggagaaagaaaaggagaaggagaaagaggggaaagacGGAAAAGGAATATCTCGATACCTGCCAACATGGCTTAAGAAGCAGAAATCTCAAAGCCAG ACCTCTCCAACCAAGGAGTTCCCACCCACAGAGGAAGCCGTTAGCCCGGTGgcacaggaagaggagggcCCTGCCCCAGAAGTGAACGGTCACGCAGAGGaagtggaagagaaggaggcagTCAAGTCAGAGCAAGTGCAGGAAAAAGAGGCAGAATCTCATTCCAACGCCAGCGCAGACACTGAG CCTGCCAAGGAAGAGAAGGTGGAAGAGAGTGCTGAGAAAAGTCCCGAAGAGACCAAGGAGAcaacagagggagaaggagcagaggaggataAGAAGGAGCAGGAAGACGAGGTGCAAGGTGAAGGGGAGGGAGGAACAGAAGAAGGCCAGACTTCCATTTTCCAGTCTCCTCTTCGCCTTGTGAGGAAGACCAAGATGAAACTGGTGGTGTGTCATGTGACCCTACTGGACGGGACCGACTTCACCTGTGAGGTGGAG AAACGAGCAAAGGGCCAGTACCTGTTCTTTAAGGTGTGTGAGCACCTTAATCTAATGGAAAAGGACTACTTTGGACTGATATACAAGGACAGCCATGAACAGAAG TGTTGGCTGGATCCCACTAAGGAAATCAAGAGACAGATCCGCa GTAACAACTGGCAGTTTGCATTCAATGTCAAGTTCTACCCTCCTGACCCCTCACTGCTCACTGAAGATATTACCAG GTACCTGTTGTGCCTGCAGCTCCGTGAAGATGTGGCTTCTGGACGACTGCCTTGCTCATTTGTAACTCACGCTCTGCTGGGGTCATACACATTGCAG GCAGAGCTCGGTGACTGTGAACCCGACCAGCCTCGGCCGCTGGACTACATTAGCCAGCTGACCTTTGCTCCCAATCAGaacaaagagatggaggagaagattCTTGAACTCCACAAGTCCCACAG GGGAATGACACCAGCACAGGCTGATGCCCAGTTTCTAGAAAATGCCAAGAAACTGTCCATGTATGGAGTGGACCTGCACCATGCTAAG GATTCTGAGGGTGTGGACATCATGCTAGGTGTGTGTGCCAACGGACTCCTGGTTTACAAAGACAGACTTCGGATAAATCGTTTTGCTTGGCCCAAAATACTCAAGATTTCATACAAGAGGAACAACTTCTACATTAAGATCAGACCAGGAGAG ACGGAGCAGTTTGAGAGCACAGTGGGATTCAAACTCCAGAATCATCGATCTGCCAAAAGGCTGTGGAAAGTCTGCGTGGAGAATCACAGTTTCTTCAG GTTAAATGCTCCAGAACCTCCAACCAAGGCTCGCTTCTTGACTCTGGGTTCTAAGTTCCGCTACAGCGGACGAACACAGGCCCAGACCCGCCTGGCCAGCTCCCTTATAGACCGACCTGCACCCAACTTTGAACGCACCTCCTCAAAACGCATCAGCCGCAGTCTGGATGGAG CACCAGTGATCAGCATTACTGAGGCCGGCAGGGACACAGCTGAGAACGGACGTGAGCACCGCCTGGAGCTCCACTCTGACTCTaag AGTCCAATGAGAGTGCATGGGGACAATATTTATGTGAGGCACAGTAATTTAATGTTGGAG GACCATGATAAGACTCAAGACGAGGTTCTGAAACACCAAGCTAGCATTAGCCAGCTAAAACGCTCCTTTATGGAGGCgccacctccctctcctcctcagcccaACCTGTGGGAGAAACGTCTCACCTCCTCTCCCGCTACAACGATACGTGTTCAACAGCAACAAGTG AGCCTTGAAGAGGAGATAGCGTCTGTACTTTTCAGTAGACACTCTTGCACTGGCTTTGACTCAGCTGCTGAGGCTGCCTGCAGTGTTCCCGAACTGACACTAGATGCTGTTATAACCACATGTTCATCTACTACCTCCACTACAGCGCCGCAAGGGCTTCTTATCTCCCCAACTACTACGCTCTCTGCTACTGAG GTGAATGTGCCCCAAATGGAAGCAGCTGCAGATGATAGTACGATCTCTGATACCAAAGAACCTGCTAAG ACAACTGAAGTTGAAATCGAAGAAACCGTTGTCGTCCAAGAGGTTTCCAAAACAACCAAACCTGGACTTGTCACAGTTACAACCAGCTCTCCTGCAGGCCCACCTGCAGAGCAGGAAACAAGAGAGCCGGAAGTGAAGGTTGAAGAGGAAGTAGTGATAGCAGAGGAAGCAAAAGCAGCAAAGCAGGAGAGCATTTCATCCGAGAGCGAGAGCGAGGAAGAAGCAGAGTACCACCCAAATGTCCCTGTATCCATCTCGCATACGCAAATCctagaggagaaggaagaggatgaagagcaggagaagaaagaggaggataaGACGGGGGAGCAGAGCATTTCAGTTCCAGACACTTCCCTTCCATCTGTAATCACTTATCCCGCAGAAGAAATCACTCAAGAGGTAGAGGAGTCCAGAAAAGAGGACACAgtgccagagaagaagaacaatgcagaggaggagaaagaatgtgagagggagacagaggaaagcACCGACGATCCAATGGTCACACCTGATGAAGCTCCCAATGGTCTCCCCCTGCCTGAGGAGGCTGTGCAGGGGTTGGTCACCCacgcagaggaagaggaggagcccAGAATGAACGGAGAAGCCTCTCTGGTTGAAGCAGAGCACCGGCCACAGGTTATTTGTTGCTCTGAG cCACCTGTGGTAAAGACAGAAATGGTGACTATATCAGACACGTTTGCAGCCCAGAAAACTGAGATAGCAACAAAAGAAGTGCCCATCGTACATACGGAAACCAAGACCATCACTTACGAAGCCGCACAG TTGGATGGTAATGGTGATGGCGAGCCTGGAGTGTTGATGACTGCTCAGACAATCACCTCTGAATCTCTGTGTACTACTACAACCACACACATTACCAag ACGTTAAAGGGCGGCCTATCAGAGACGAGGATTGAGAAACGCATCGTCATTACTGGCGACTGCGACATCGACCACGACCAG GCACTGGCCCAGGCCATTAAGGAGGCCAAAGAGCAACATCCTGACATGTCTGTTACCAGAGTGGTGGTTCATAAAGAAACTGAactggctgaggaggaggattgA